In a single window of the Helicoverpa zea isolate HzStark_Cry1AcR chromosome 9, ilHelZeax1.1, whole genome shotgun sequence genome:
- the LOC124633163 gene encoding EKC/KEOPS complex subunit Tprkb-like produces MEPKPYVVELDPETNTLLKMYLFQNIQNLEVIRSNIIQGVWNCAAIKPNLIIEPFQVAVAANRAVLSEKQGALVTKTVFSEILYNLSLTRNITQSLTRFGIEKDPNLLICFLVTDQSDASKDILPQIEGEMLPMSDLKGFTCLKNLKNIYKLKDIPTHQDLTDVIVSRMVTKNFVTH; encoded by the coding sequence ATGGAGCCCAAGCCGTATGTTGTTGAATTAGATCCAGAAACAAATACTTTACTGAAGATGTATCTAttccaaaatattcaaaatttggAGGTTATTAGAAGTAATATAATTCAGGGTGTTTGGAACTGTGCTGCCATAAAGCCTAATTTGATCATAGAGCCGTTCCAGGTAGCTGTAGCAGCTAATAGGGCTGTTTTATCTGAAAAGCAAGGAGCCTTAGTGACTAAAACAGTATTTTCTGAAATATTGTACAATTTGTCACTGACAAGGAACATTACTCAGAGTCTGACAAGGTTTGGGATAGAGAAGGATCCAAAcctgttaatttgttttttagtCACTGATCAATCGGATGCTAGTAAAGACATTTTACCACAAATTGAAGGTGAAATGTTGCCTATGAGTGACTTGAAAGGATTTACATGCTTGAAGAATCTGAAGAATATTTACAAGTTGAAAGACATACCAACACATCAAGATTTAACAGATGTTATTGTCAGCAGAATGGTCACTAAAAATTTTGTGACTCACtga